One Thiocapsa sp. genomic window, AAGGCCACCTGCAAGCGACCCGTGCCGGAAGACTCATCGGGCCGATCGACCTCGAATCGAAGATCGGACAGGCGGGCGAGCGGTCCCGTCGGTGTCGTCACCACACCTTCCGGGAGCGTCAGCCGAACCTCGACGGCCTCCTGCCCCGAGGACACGACCAGATCGCCGTCAAGCGGCCCGTGTCGCAGCCCCATCACCTGTGCCGTCGGCAGGGTCTCGCCCGGCGGCACCCGCAGCTGCATCCGGCCGGAGCCGTCTGCATACAGCTCGATGCTCATCGGCAGCACCGGCAGTGCAACGGGTAACCCTTGGACCTCGAGCCGCGTGTGGATACGGCCGAGGACGGGCGGAAGGCGCGTCGTGAGCCAGATCCACGGTCCTTGTGCGATGCGACTGTCCAGTCGAATCCGGATGGGACGCGCTGGCGCTTGCGCGGCCGAATCGGGGTGGATCAGCACCTCGAATGCGGCGCTGGAGGCGAACCAGCCTCGGTTGTAGCTGTTCTCCAGGATCTCCCGGTCCGGCAGATCCTCGATCAGACCGGCCAGGAGATCCTCGTAGCCGGCCTTGGCCAGGTATCCGAGTGCGAGCGGTCCGGCCGCGAGGACTAGGCCGAGGAGGATCGCAACCGTCAGAACCGCCCCGCCGAGAAATCGCCTCATGCGGCGCCGGCGCCCTGGTGTCTGACCCGGGTACCGTCCGGGGACCCGGTGTCCGTGACCGCCGACAGATCACGATCGGGAAACCGAAGCCCGTAGGCGTCGCGCACGGAGGCGAGGATGCCGTCGGCATTCAAACCACAGGCGGCGAGCTGTTGGGCATGCTCGGCATGATCGATATAGCGATCCGGAAGCCCGAGATGCACGCAGGGGATGTCGATACCCTCGGCGGCCAGCCACTCGGCCACGCCGCTCCCGGCGCCTCCGGCGATGCTGTTCTCCTCGACGGTCACCAGGAGATCATGGCCCTGCGCCAGCGCCCGGATGAGCGCGCCGTCCAGCGGCTTGACGAAGCGCATGTTGGCCACCGTCGCATCCAAGGTCTCCGCTGCCGTCAATGCGGGAGTGACCATGCTGCCGAAGGCGAGCAGCGCCACTCGCCTCCCCTGCCGCATGACCTCTCCGCGACCGATCGGCAGGGCCGGCGTTTCGGGGTCGATCGCCACGCCCGGGCCATTGCCGCGCGGATAGCGCACCATCGCCGGACCCGGATACTCGTAGGCGGTCCGCAGCATGGCGCGACACTCGTTCTCGTCCGCCGGCGCCATGATGACGAGCTGGGGAAGCGGTCGGCTGAAGCTCAGATCGAAGCTGCCGGCATGGGTCGCCCCATCCGCGCCGACCAGACCGCCCCGGTCGACCGCGAAGGTCACGTCCAGCCCCTGCAGACAGACGTCGTGGATCAGTTGGTCGTAGGCACGCTGCAGAAAGCTCGAGTAGATGGCAACGACGGGTTTGACACCCTCGCAGGCCATGCCCGCCGCCAAGGTCACCGCATGCTGCTCGGCAATCCCGACGTCGAAAAAGCGCTCCGGGAAGCGTTTGGAGAAGACCGTCAGGCCCGAGCCCTCGCACATCGCCGGCGTGATGCCGACCAAGCGCGGATCGGCCTCGGCCGTGTCGCAGAGCCAACTGCCGAAGATCTGCGTGTAGGTCGGACCCTTGGAGGCGCCCTTGCGCAGCTCGCCGGTGCGTCGATCGAACGGCGTGACGCCGTGATAGGTCACCGGCTGGCCCTCGGCAGGCTCGTAGCCGTGGCCCTTCTGAGTCACTACATGGAGGAAACGCTGACCGCGCATCTCTTTGATGTTGCGCAGTGTCTTGACCACCGAATGCACGTCGTGACCGTCGATGGGGCCGATATAGTTGAACCCGAGCTCCTCGAACAGGGTGCTCGGCATCAACATGCCTTTCATGTGCTCTTCCCAGCGGCCAACCAGATGACGCAGCTGCGGCATCCCGCGCAGAGCCGTCTTGCTGCCCTCGCGCATGGTCGTGTAGATCTTGCCCGACAGCAGCCTCGCAAGATGGTTGGTAATGGCACCGACGGGCGGCGAAATGGACATCTCGTTGTCGTTGAGGATAACGACCAGATCGATATCCATCGAGCCCGCGTGGTTCAGCGCCTCGAATGCCATCCCGGCACTCAAGGCCCCGTCGCCGATGATGGCGACCGCATCGCGGTGCTCGCCTTGTTGTCTCGCGGCCAACGCCATGCCGAGCGCGGCACTGATGGAGGTGCTCGAATGGCCGACGCCGAAGCAGTCGTAGTCGCTCTCGCAGCGCTTGGGAAAGCCGGAGAGTCCGTCTTTCTGGCGCAAGGAGAGCATGCGATCGCGTCGCCCGGTCAGGATCTTATGCGGGTAGGCCTGGTGGCCGACGTCCCAGACCAGCCGGTCGGCGGGGGTGTCGAAGACGTAGTGCAGACCGACCGTCAACTCCACCACGCCGAGGCCGGCAGCAAGATGACCGCCGGTTTGTGCGACGGTGTCGACGAGATAGCCTCGCAGCTCGTTGACGACCGAAGGCAGCAGATGCTCCGGCAAGGCGCGAAGATCCGCCGGGGAGTTGATCGAAGCCAGCAACGGATAGCGGTGCAGGGTGATACCGGTGTCACTCGAAGGGCGGTCGGGCATGGTCGGCATTCGCGCATAGCTGAGACGGTCGGTTAGTTTAGACGAATCCCCGCGCCGCTGCGAAGCGACAGATCCTTTTTCCTTTTCGCCCCTGCCTTATCGCCGCCGCCATCGGGCCGACGCGCCGCGCAGCGGCCGGAACACGGCTTCGGCCTAACAGATCCGACCGGCCCACCGGTCTCAGACGGCGGGTTTACCGAAGATGGCGACGAGACTCGTCGTCGCGAGTGCGAAGAGCAGCAGAAGCACGCCGACGCCCGGATGGACGAGCAGCTCGGGCGCCAGCAACATGACGGCACCCAGCCCCAGCATCATCAGGCCCGAGAGGAGCTTCAGGATCCGCCCCTGCCGCTCGGTGAGCTTTTTCGCCCCGAGCGTGAAGGTGAAGACCAGAACGATGGCCAGAAGCGGCAGGACGTAGATCAGATTGTAGAGGGCAAGGTAGCCGTAGTAGGCGGGCGCCGAGAGGTCATGAAGCGTCAACACCCGGGTGTAGACCATCGGGAAACCCGCGGTGCAGAGCAGCTCGTAGCTGTTCGCCGCCAGCGCCAGGACGAGCGTTCCGATCAACATGGCCCCGAGACGATCGGCCGCGAGCAGACCGCGCATCCGCGCGAAGAGCCCGGGCTTCGCATGGTCGGGGATCGCAAGGCTCGGCCCCCGATGAAAGAAGAAATAGTCCTTCACGTTCAGCCCGCCGACCAGGAGCGCAACCAGCCCGGCGACCGTCGTCACCGCCGCCGCCCCGCCGACGACCAGAAAGAGGTTTAGCCAAGCGGCCATGAACAAGAAGTAGACCACCCCGGAAAAGAGCACGAAGGTGCCGCCGATCAACAGCATCCGCGCCCGGCTGCGGGCATGGACCATCAGACTCAGCAGGAAGAAGAGAACAAAAAAGGCGCAGGGATTGAAGGCATCGAGCCCGGCCAACACCAGGGTAAAGATCGGCAGCGACATGGCCGCGGGGTCCATCGTCCCCACGAGCGGCAACCGGATGCCCTCCGGCGACGGCGGCGCCGCAATCTCGGCACCCGGCGCGTCACCCTGCCCTGCGACCTGACGACAGAACCGCGCCAGGCCGAGCAACTGCGCCCCGACGCCGTCCGCATCGTCGAAGCCGGTC contains:
- the dxs gene encoding 1-deoxy-D-xylulose-5-phosphate synthase, translating into MPDRPSSDTGITLHRYPLLASINSPADLRALPEHLLPSVVNELRGYLVDTVAQTGGHLAAGLGVVELTVGLHYVFDTPADRLVWDVGHQAYPHKILTGRRDRMLSLRQKDGLSGFPKRCESDYDCFGVGHSSTSISAALGMALAARQQGEHRDAVAIIGDGALSAGMAFEALNHAGSMDIDLVVILNDNEMSISPPVGAITNHLARLLSGKIYTTMREGSKTALRGMPQLRHLVGRWEEHMKGMLMPSTLFEELGFNYIGPIDGHDVHSVVKTLRNIKEMRGQRFLHVVTQKGHGYEPAEGQPVTYHGVTPFDRRTGELRKGASKGPTYTQIFGSWLCDTAEADPRLVGITPAMCEGSGLTVFSKRFPERFFDVGIAEQHAVTLAAGMACEGVKPVVAIYSSFLQRAYDQLIHDVCLQGLDVTFAVDRGGLVGADGATHAGSFDLSFSRPLPQLVIMAPADENECRAMLRTAYEYPGPAMVRYPRGNGPGVAIDPETPALPIGRGEVMRQGRRVALLAFGSMVTPALTAAETLDATVANMRFVKPLDGALIRALAQGHDLLVTVEENSIAGGAGSGVAEWLAAEGIDIPCVHLGLPDRYIDHAEHAQQLAACGLNADGILASVRDAYGLRFPDRDLSAVTDTGSPDGTRVRHQGAGAA